A section of the Hemibagrus wyckioides isolate EC202008001 linkage group LG04, SWU_Hwy_1.0, whole genome shotgun sequence genome encodes:
- the ube2q1 gene encoding ubiquitin-conjugating enzyme E2 Q1 isoform X1, with protein sequence MSVSGLKAELKFLESIFDTNHERFRIIDWKPDELSCQFNVTGEKLLIIHCNITESYPSTPPLWFVDSDDPSLTQILERLEDVRKGNTLLLQQLKRLICDLCRLYNLPQHPDVEMLDQPLPAGPVNQERKHGTTDEVTSEEEEEEDMGEDIEELDHYEMKEEEPVDGKKSEDDGIEKENLAILEKIRKNQRQDHLNVSAHSGAVSGSVQASDRLMKELREIYRSQSYKSGIYSVELVNDSLYEWHVKLRTVDPDSPLHSDLQVLKEKEGMDYILLNFSYKDNFPFDPPFVRVVSPVLSGGYVLGGGALCMELLTKQGWSSAYSIESVIMQINATLVKGKARVQFGANKNQYNLARAQQSYKSLVQIHEKNGWYTPPKEDG encoded by the exons ATGTCGGTTTCGGGACTGAAGGCCGAGCTGAAGTTTCTCGAGTCCATTTTCGACACGAACCACGAACGCTTCAGGATCATCGACTGGAAGCCCGATGAGCTGAGCTGCCAGTTTAATGTGACCGGAGAGAAGCTGCTTATTATCCACTGCAATATCACG GAATCCTATCCTTCAACGCCCCCGTTATGGTTCGTGGACTCCGATGACCCAAGTCTGACCCAAATTTTGGAGCGCCTTGAGGATGTAAGAAAAGGCAATACGCTG ctccTGCAGCAGCTGAAGAGGCTGATCTGTGACCTGTGTAGGCTGTATAATCTACCTCAGCATCCTGATGTAGAGATGCTGGATCAGCCTCTCCCCGCTGGCCCTGTCAACCAAGAAAGAAAG cATGGTACCACTGATGAAGTAActtcagaggaggaagaggaagaagacatGGGAGAG GACATAGAGGAGCTGGATCACTATGAGATGAAAGAGGAGGAGCCGGTAGATGGGAAGAAATCCGAGGACGACGGCATCGAGAAAGAGAACCTGGCTATCCTCGAGAAGATCCGCAAGAACCAGAGGCAGGACCACTTGAACGTAAGTGCTCATTCG GGAGCAGTGTCCGGCTCCGTCCAAGCCTCAGATCGTCTAATGAAGGAACTTCGTGAGATTTACAGATCTCAAAGTTATAAATCAG GTATCTATTCAGTGGAGCTCGTTAACGATAGCCTATACGAGTGGCACGTCAAGCTAAGAAC AGTTGATCCAGACAGCCCTCTGCACAGTGACCTTCAAGTGCTGAAAGAAAAGGAGGGCATGGATTACATCCTTCTCAATTTCTCATACAAA GACAACTTTCCCTTCGATCCGCCGTTTGTACGAGTAGTTTCCCCTGTGCTGTCTGGAGG TTATGTCCTTGGAGGAGGAGCCCTGTGCATGGAACTACTCACCAAGCAG GGCTGGAGCAGTGCCTATTCCATCGAGTCTGTCATAATGCAGATTAACGCCACTTTAGTCAAAGGAAAAGCCAGAGTGCAATTTGGAGCCAATAAG
- the ube2q1 gene encoding ubiquitin-conjugating enzyme E2 Q1 isoform X2: protein MSVSGLKAELKFLESIFDTNHERFRIIDWKPDELSCQFNVTGEKLLIIHCNITESYPSTPPLWFVDSDDPSLTQILERLEDVRKGNTLLLQQLKRLICDLCRLYNLPQHPDVEMLDQPLPAGPVNQERKHGTTDEVTSEEEEEEDMGEDIEELDHYEMKEEEPVDGKKSEDDGIEKENLAILEKIRKNQRQDHLNGAVSGSVQASDRLMKELREIYRSQSYKSGIYSVELVNDSLYEWHVKLRTVDPDSPLHSDLQVLKEKEGMDYILLNFSYKDNFPFDPPFVRVVSPVLSGGYVLGGGALCMELLTKQGWSSAYSIESVIMQINATLVKGKARVQFGANKNQYNLARAQQSYKSLVQIHEKNGWYTPPKEDG from the exons ATGTCGGTTTCGGGACTGAAGGCCGAGCTGAAGTTTCTCGAGTCCATTTTCGACACGAACCACGAACGCTTCAGGATCATCGACTGGAAGCCCGATGAGCTGAGCTGCCAGTTTAATGTGACCGGAGAGAAGCTGCTTATTATCCACTGCAATATCACG GAATCCTATCCTTCAACGCCCCCGTTATGGTTCGTGGACTCCGATGACCCAAGTCTGACCCAAATTTTGGAGCGCCTTGAGGATGTAAGAAAAGGCAATACGCTG ctccTGCAGCAGCTGAAGAGGCTGATCTGTGACCTGTGTAGGCTGTATAATCTACCTCAGCATCCTGATGTAGAGATGCTGGATCAGCCTCTCCCCGCTGGCCCTGTCAACCAAGAAAGAAAG cATGGTACCACTGATGAAGTAActtcagaggaggaagaggaagaagacatGGGAGAG GACATAGAGGAGCTGGATCACTATGAGATGAAAGAGGAGGAGCCGGTAGATGGGAAGAAATCCGAGGACGACGGCATCGAGAAAGAGAACCTGGCTATCCTCGAGAAGATCCGCAAGAACCAGAGGCAGGACCACTTGAAC GGAGCAGTGTCCGGCTCCGTCCAAGCCTCAGATCGTCTAATGAAGGAACTTCGTGAGATTTACAGATCTCAAAGTTATAAATCAG GTATCTATTCAGTGGAGCTCGTTAACGATAGCCTATACGAGTGGCACGTCAAGCTAAGAAC AGTTGATCCAGACAGCCCTCTGCACAGTGACCTTCAAGTGCTGAAAGAAAAGGAGGGCATGGATTACATCCTTCTCAATTTCTCATACAAA GACAACTTTCCCTTCGATCCGCCGTTTGTACGAGTAGTTTCCCCTGTGCTGTCTGGAGG TTATGTCCTTGGAGGAGGAGCCCTGTGCATGGAACTACTCACCAAGCAG GGCTGGAGCAGTGCCTATTCCATCGAGTCTGTCATAATGCAGATTAACGCCACTTTAGTCAAAGGAAAAGCCAGAGTGCAATTTGGAGCCAATAAG